In Streptococcus parapneumoniae, the genomic stretch GTGTTCTCCATTTCTTTGATTTTCTGGTCTAGTTCTTGGACAGCCTTCAGCAAGTAGGGTATGAATTTCGAATAGTTGATAGACAGATAAGATGTTACCTCATCTGTTTCAACTGCATGAGGGACTACCTCTTGTACTTCCTGCGCAATCAAACCAACCTCTTCATGTTTCTGGCTCTCGATAAAATCAAAAGAGACCATGTTCAATGCTTGGATTTTATCCAAGGCATTAACTGGACTCTCTTTAATATTTTCTTTCAAGCGCCTATCTGAACTCGAAGTAATACCTGCATAGCCTCTCCATTTTGCTGTAGTGATTTGATTCCACCAGACGACGGCATTCTCTCCTCCAGCTGGGTTTGATCCAGCACCATAAATATCTGCATTTCCTGTCCAGATACCTTTATTAGCATTAATCTTGCTATAGAAATTAACGTTTGTAGAGCCAGAAAAGTCAACATTCCCATAAAAACTAACTGTATTCTTACAATACATCTGCCCATCTGTGTCCACATGCCAGGAGTTCGGTCCAGCTTGGTTCCAGTTATCGCCCCAATTAGCCCAAAAAGCTGTCTTAGTACCATAACCAGCACCATTACCCATACCGACCGAGAATTGATTCACTCCAGAAATCCAGCGACCGCCTCCATTATCAAACTGACCCAAGGTAAAACCTCCAATTTCACCTTGATAGGCTTGTAAGAAGGTTGAACTAGACACAACAGATTCAATCTTGGTTGTGAAGATTTGCTTGGAGGTCAGCTTGTCAATCAAGGCATCTCTAGCGGTCAGGTTCCGAATCAGGGCATCGTCTACGCTGATTTTATCCCCTGTGATGGCACCTGCTTGTATATGGTCAGCAGTGACAGAACCAGCGGCCATCTTCCTAGCTGTTACAGCACCATCTACCAACATATCTGACTGTACTCGAACGTGTGGAGCGATGATATCCACACCTCTAGGGCTTGCGGAAATGGTAGAGGCTAACTGCTCACCAGTTAGAGTAGTAGCGCCGATAGTAACACCTTCTGGCGTAACTTGTACCCTAGCACTGTTAGCAGCATCTCGCACTTCCTGCCTGATTTCTTTAGCAGTCTGAGCGATGGCGCTCTTAACATTCGTATCAAAGAATTGGGTCAGCGCCCCTTGGTTATTCTGCTGGATTTTGCCCCACAGGGTGCTGTTTGGGTCTCTCAATTCCAGTTCAATAGAACGCATATCCTTGAAGAGACCTGACAGGGTACGTTGCGTTACAGTAGGCTCCACGAAGCTAGTCGGGAAATCCCCCTGCTCCAGCTGAATATCCGTCAGCACCGTGTCACCCACACAGCCCATATGATGGAGTTTCAGCAGTTCATCTCGTGTCCGTGGCTGAAATACCTTATAATACCGTCCGTTATGCTCAAGAGCAGGCGAACGAACGTTTTGAATAGTAATATCCATGTGTTAGTCTCCTATTTTTCTATAGAATGGAATGTCTATATAAGTGTATTCTTGAGGTTCAGTGCCACCTGCTGGAACCCAGTTGTAGTAACCGTAAACATAATCGCTATTTTTTTCAAAAGATAGTTTTGCTAAAAAGCCAACAAAATTTGATAGTGCTGTTTTCACGACTGTTTTTACGAATGGATATTTCAGTCCATGTTCTCTTGATTTTAAATAATAAATACCATTCACCAAAGCATCGGAAGTGTCAAGATCTCTAAAATAAACAGTAATAGTTTTTTCATACTCGTTTTTTACCATGGAACAAGAAAATGTCCCAACTAATTCAAAACGAACTTTCTCCCAAACAAGCCTATCACCTACATACCGCTGGATGATTTCCTTGCCACCCACGTAAATTCCTTCTCTAGCCATACTACCTCCTACGTACTACTGTAGATATCATAGATAGTATTACTATCCTTGTTAGGAATCGCGTCATATTGAGACCTTGTGCCAGCCCAATATTTCAGCGCTTGTCCACCATTCTGATTGATGATGTTCTGACCAGGCGCTCCAGCTGGCCCCACTGGGCCACGTTCTCCTGTGGCACCTCTCGCGCCTGCTGGACCTGTGTTTCCTTGAGGTCCTCGTTGACCTTCTGGGCCTCTCGGCCCTACTGCGCCTGCTGGGCCTGTTAGGCCTGCCGGACCTCTCGCACCCTGTGGGCCTGTTGGGCCTGCCGGACCCTGTGGGCCTTGTGCACCTTTTAAGCCCTCCCTCTGTTGACTCGTCAGGTTCTCGAACCGCATAACACCGTCCGCTCCTCGTGGTCCTGTTTCCCCACGTTCTCCACGATCACCTTTTGGTCCCGTCAGATATTGAAGAGCTGAGAATCGGTCACGGCCATTTCCGACCTTGACCTTACCTGTGTCGCTCTCTATACCTAACTCTCCATCAAGTAAGACCAGAGTGCTACTTGCCCAGTCACTCGCTGACATACGCTTGTGTTGAACCCTTACTGGGATTGTCTCTGTCATGTTCTACCTCCATCAAAAATAAAAGTTGGACTCTCACTCCAACTTCCCTCATATCTAGCATGTTGCCCATCAGCAACCGTCTTATAGACTGGCGCTAGTTCAATCCGTCTTGTCTGATTGTCAATCGTCACAGACTGCTCTACATTCTGATACCAGTCCCCTGAGAAGGTCAGTCGATAGGCACCGTAGTAGACCGCTAAGACCTGCTCCTCTTTCTGGACAAGGTCTTTATCAATCGCTGGCATGACCTCATTGGCAGGTGCTAAATGGACGTGTCCACCATAAAATGGATTCTTATTGACTACCACAGTCACATCTGTCTTACCGTAAGGCGTACAGGTTGCTGACCAGCTGATGACGTACTGTTTGCCGACCTCAAAACCGTCTCCATTATGACCGACCTCTACAAAATCCGTTCCATAGCTGATTTTCTTAGCCGTCCCACCATTCAAACGGTTCTTGTTGTACTGAGTAGTCCCGTCACCACCAATCAAGCTCGCATTGACCCTTGCAGTCTCGCTGACCTGTTCCAGTTTCTTGCTTAATTCAGCGATTGAGTCCGCATCACTCATCAGTTCTTCACGGATACGCTTCACGAACTCAGGACGCTCTTTCTCTATCTCCTCATGGATTTTAGCGCCCATTTCTTCGGCATTTGCTTTGTATTTTTCGATTGCATCATCAATCACTTTTTTACGTTTCTCAAACTCTGCTTCAAAGGCTGCGTCTGCTGCTTCTATCTGTGCTTGGATTTTCGCTTCAATGCCATCTTGTTGCTTAATCTGCTTGGTAATCGTACCCTCGTAAGAATACTGAGTATCGTTTCCAGCCTTACTATCTGCACTGATACGACCTCTCAGACCGCCTTTAAAAGTAAAGCTCTGACTTAACACAGGAACTTTAAAGGTTTCTTTCTTGTTGGTCTGAATGGTTACCCACTGCCCAACCTCAAGTAACAAATGTCCTTGGTAGTTGAGATTATAAGGGTAGTAAGTCAGGTTTTTCAACTTGTAATACAGGTCATTTAAAGCGCTCTGGGTCATGAAGACATTGTCCATTTCCAAAGACCGACCTGTCTTCATACCGACTGTCAGAGACTTCTTATCTGTCTTACAAGTGATACCAGCTATCTGATACTCAATCTCACTCTTGGTCAAGCCATGTAAGAAGTAACTGTCAGCGTTGATCGTGATATTTGACTCAGTTAAATCACGGATTTCCATCTTACCTTCTCGGTTGAAGAAGCAAGACATCCCAATCATCTGAGTCATAGCACTCAGCATATCCCTAAAGGAAAGTTTCTTACCTTCAGGAACTTGCTCGACATGGTAACGCATAGCACTGATTCCGAAATAGTCATTCGCTAACTCAATGCCCGTTTTTAGGCAGATTTCCTGAATAACCTCTCGTACCTCAGCCGGAAAATGCAAGTCCGTCACATACTCACGATTGAGCTTAAACATACCGTCCATGAGCTCCAGCGTGGTAGTGTTTCGGTTTCGGTCAATCTCAATATCGTTGATGAAGTATTCCCCCATCTTGACCCACTGGTAGGTATCCCCAACAAGTAGACCAATCTCAGGGTGTAGAATATCCAGCTTATTGAACGTGGTAATGATACTGGTAAAGGTAATCTTACCGCTACCAGCACACGTTCCACCGGGCTTGTATGTATCACCTTTGATGTAGCCATACTCAAAGCTAGCCTCTTTGATATCTCGTGAAGCATAGTCTCCAACACGGATAGCCAGCGTCCTTTCCTTGGCAAACATGGCTCTGTCAAATTGTCGTCTAGTTAAAGCGTCCATTTTCTTACCTCTCTACCAGATTAAATTTAGCGCCAGACCAAGGTTTGAACTTCTCAGTAAAGGTATAGCTTGGAGCTGTCCTATCACCGACGTAGAAAGTCCCAGTTGTCTGACCTTTAACGGGGTCAGGGTAGGAAACCTCAAAAAAGACTGCTGACACGGCATTTAAAAGCTGACTCATTTCTTCTTGAGTCATCATACCCCATTCACAGTCTAACTTACGCTTAGTCGTAATACGGTCACGCACCATATCGCCATTGGCATTACGCCCTGTTTCTCCATCGATATCTTGAATACCGACCTGAAAAGATTTGGGAGGCTTCACAGCCACCCCATTGATTGTCAATTGTGCCATTTAACCTCCTAAATCTTGAGCAAGGTTTGACCTGCTCGTTCATGTTCCTTGTTGATTTCTTGGATGGCTACCCGTCCGAACTCATGTCCTGCGATTTGGATAACGATGTCGCCGTCACCAGAAAATCCACCTTGTGGACTTACACCAGCCATGGCATTTACTACCGCACTGCTGACAACTCGCCCAAGTGTTTGGATAAATCCTGTATTTTCAAGTGGTACGACCGCCTCTTTACCTGCTTCACCAATCATGGCAATAGTTGGACTATCAACGATACCACCACGGGCAAGACGAGGGAGGCTAACTGAGCTTACACTTCCAATCCATCCCAAACCAGGCAAGTTTCTGACAACATCTAAAACACCATTAATCATTCCGATGAAGCCATTGACTACATTTTCAATCGTTCCAAGAACCGCATTGACAGCACTCTTAAACGCTCCACCTACTGCCTCACCGACCATCTGACCAGCGTTTACGAAGATACTTTTAACAGTATCCCAAACACCTTTAAAGAAGTCACCGATAGAACTGAAAGCATCTTTTACAGCGTTGTAAGCATTAGTGAACATCTCACCAAACCAGTTTGAAACACTGGATAACGCATTAGTCACATCTGCCCATCTCTCGCCAAACCATGAACCTAGTTTGCTAAAGATGTTTGTTAGACCAGTCCATGCTTTTTGGAACATATCCGTAAACCATGCTCCAATATTAGCCAAAGCATTAGTCACATCTGCCCAACGTTGTCCGAACCATGAGCCGATTGGTGTGAAGATATTAACGATAGCATCCCATGCACCTTGGAATACACCAGAAAACCACTCTCCGATACCAGAGAATATGTTTACAATGGCGTCCCATGCTTGCTGGAATTTCTCGCCAAACCATTGACCTATCGGCTCAAAGATTTCTTGTAGTTTCGTCCATAGACCGCTGAAAAATTCGCCAATCGCTTGACAAATACCACTGATAAAATCACACAGTCCTTGCCATGCAGTTTTAGCGAACTCGACAACAGTATCCCAGTTTTGGTAGAGCAAGACACCGATAGCAATCAAAGCTGCAATAGCAGCAATAACTAAGGTTATCGGGCTGGTCAATACCGCAATAGCTCCATTGAGCGCCCATGTTGCGGCTGCTGCAACTCCTGCTGCAACCGATTGAGCGATTTCTGCGGCTGCTGCAAGTCCCATTTGTGCTGCATGAACACCCCACGCTAGTGCTGATTTACCAAGTTCTAAAGCAGTTTTTCCTAGCTGTGCAATTGTTTTACCTGAATTGACCACAAAATCTTTTGCATATAAGGTATTCAAATACACGCTTTCTGCAAAATCTTTTATCTTATCAACTGTTAATCCTTTTACCGCACTAACTAAATCAGTGAAAGCTCCACTTAATTTACCAATTCCTGCTGCAAGACCACCAGCCTGCTCAGCCCAAGACATGAATTTAATACCTTCCCAAGCTGTCGATACCAGACCGATTGCAGTGGCCATGGCTGAAACTATCTCTCGGTTATCCTTGCACCAATCGGAAAAAGCAACGAAAGCATCGCTAACGACTTTTACTGTATCAGCTAGAATTTTTAAAGCCTCTAAAATAGCTCCGCCTAGCACATCGGCAACTTCACCAATGCTGATACCGAATGTATCGGCTAAGAACTCAGCAAAAGGTTGCATATTATCTTCCCAGACTTGTTTGAGAACATCAACCAGTCCTCCAAAAGCTTGACTTAAAGAATCAATAGCTGGACCGATATGATTGTTATA encodes the following:
- a CDS encoding pblB, with the protein product MDALTRRQFDRAMFAKERTLAIRVGDYASRDIKEASFEYGYIKGDTYKPGGTCAGSGKITFTSIITTFNKLDILHPEIGLLVGDTYQWVKMGEYFINDIEIDRNRNTTTLELMDGMFKLNREYVTDLHFPAEVREVIQEICLKTGIELANDYFGISAMRYHVEQVPEGKKLSFRDMLSAMTQMIGMSCFFNREGKMEIRDLTESNITINADSYFLHGLTKSEIEYQIAGITCKTDKKSLTVGMKTGRSLEMDNVFMTQSALNDLYYKLKNLTYYPYNLNYQGHLLLEVGQWVTIQTNKKETFKVPVLSQSFTFKGGLRGRISADSKAGNDTQYSYEGTITKQIKQQDGIEAKIQAQIEAADAAFEAEFEKRKKVIDDAIEKYKANAEEMGAKIHEEIEKERPEFVKRIREELMSDADSIAELSKKLEQVSETARVNASLIGGDGTTQYNKNRLNGGTAKKISYGTDFVEVGHNGDGFEVGKQYVISWSATCTPYGKTDVTVVVNKNPFYGGHVHLAPANEVMPAIDKDLVQKEEQVLAVYYGAYRLTFSGDWYQNVEQSVTIDNQTRRIELAPVYKTVADGQHARYEGSWSESPTFIFDGGRT
- a CDS encoding phage upper tail fiber protein encodes the protein MTETIPVRVQHKRMSASDWASSTLVLLDGELGIESDTGKVKVGNGRDRFSALQYLTGPKGDRGERGETGPRGADGVMRFENLTSQQREGLKGAQGPQGPAGPTGPQGARGPAGLTGPAGAVGPRGPEGQRGPQGNTGPAGARGATGERGPVGPAGAPGQNIINQNGGQALKYWAGTRSQYDAIPNKDSNTIYDIYSST
- a CDS encoding DUF6711 family protein, giving the protein MAQLTINGVAVKPPKSFQVGIQDIDGETGRNANGDMVRDRITTKRKLDCEWGMMTQEEMSQLLNAVSAVFFEVSYPDPVKGQTTGTFYVGDRTAPSYTFTEKFKPWSGAKFNLVER